In Panicum virgatum strain AP13 chromosome 4N, P.virgatum_v5, whole genome shotgun sequence, a single window of DNA contains:
- the LOC120671283 gene encoding ER membrane protein complex subunit 7 homolog — MAASFGCHGHHLLLLLVAVVSACLGAAAAAGSGDGYTIAGRIKIDGANAKGFGLPAKTSNTKVILNGGQRVTFARPDGYFAFHNVPAGTHLIEVSSIGYFFSPVRVDISARNPGYIQAALTETRRVLNELVLEPLKEEQYYEVREPFSVMSLLKSPMGLMVGFMVLMVFVMPKMMENIDPEEMKQAQEQMRNNPVSFSSLLTRTQG; from the exons CTGCCacggccaccacctcctcctactcctcgtcgccgtcgtgTCGGCttgcctcggcgccgctgccgctgctgg ATCTGGCGATGGGTACACGATCGCCGGCCGCATCAAGATCGACG GTGCGAATGCGAAGGGCTTTGGTCTTCCAGCTAAGACATCAAACACAAAAGTGATACTTAATGGTGGTCAGAGAGTTACATTTGCCAGGCCAGATGGCTACTTTGCTTT TCACAATGTGCCAGCTGGAACTCATTTGATTGAAGTTTCCTCAATCGGTTACTTCTTTTCCCCT GTTCGAGTAGACATCAGTGCAAGGAATCCTGGCTATATTCAAGCAGCATTGACTGAAACTAGAAGAGTTCTAAATGAGCTTGTGCTGGAACCTCTGAAGGAAGAGCAGTACTATGAG GTGAGGGAGCCTTTCTCCGTTATGTCACTTCTGAAGAGTCCCATGGGGTTGATGGTTGGTTTTATGGTCCTAATGGTCTTCGTGATgcccaagatgatggagaacatAG ATCCTGAGGAGATGAAGCAAGCTCAAGAACAAATGAGGAACAACCCTGTTTCATTCTCAAGCTTGCTTACCAGAACGCAGGGCTAG